attttgaaaaatttgacaCTTGCCCGACAGCATTCCAAAATAAGTGCATCACCGTTATAACCAAAGATAATAAAGAACAACACTGAGCTTATTTTGTCGTGTATTCCCACAGAGTAAGCTaaaatagttattttattttccatagTCTCTAGCCAAGTTCCCACCATCATCGAAGCATATCTGACAAGTGCCTCTAGTCTTTGGATGTCTTGGACTCCAGTTGTGGATAAAATTGAAGGTTATCATTTGGCATTTCGATCTAACAGGACCAACGAATGGACAAGCTTATACACTGATAACCTGACACTTTCTCTTTCTTTGGTGAACTTGACAAACGGTGACGTTTACAGAATCAGGGTGGCAGCGTTTAATTCTGAGGGGAATGGTATTCCTAGTGACGCAGTTGAAATTCAAATGGAAGAAAGAGGTATGCAGAATATTATGTTGAAGACCCAATGTCTCTCGTCGGTAGATTAAATTGAGAGTAAAATTATCAGGAATAAAGATAATCTTAAAGTGGTGGACATTATAAAAGGGAAACATATTTTCAGAGCGCGGGTTACCTTACATTGATGTTTAATGCGTTTAATGAAGTCACTTTAACGCATTTGGCTTATGTAACATCGTTCATCctggaatttttaaaatagctCCCAGGGTCGCCCCAGACGTTTCATTGTGGGAAGTCAAAAACACTTCTTCCTTAAAGATTTCATGGAGTACCATACCTGCGCAATACGTCAATGGAAAACTTTTGGGTCACCATGTCATGTTCAAAGCACTGAAAGTGGCGGATCGAGATTATGATGAGGCCAAAGCTAAGATAGTAACCAAGCCAGCTTCAGTAGGTGAAAAGAACGAACTGGTTTTGACGTCGCTGAGTTCGTTCACGCTGTATAGAATTACAGTAGCAGCGTTTACAGCAAATGGAATTGGGAAGATTAACGAACCAATCTTTGGAGGTAAACGATAATACTATATGATAATGACAAAGAAGGCAACGCCAAAACtatcaagaaaagaaagttatctCAGTACGTGACTATGACTGATCGATTTTGCAGCCCATATTTGACTGTACAGTTTGCTtaattcaaagtttgtttgaattacAATTTTACCCCTCTAATAATCGTTTTTTCTCTCGAATTTATGGCACTGTGCGTTTCCTGCCCGGGCCATAGATCTGAGCAGAAAAGGCTCGGTCCAGATCTTAAAGTTCTATAGCAGGGCGATTTTGGTTTTAGACGAAGGAAAGAACGAATCGTAAAGCAGAAAATAGAGGATGTTTTTAAGGTAATTGATCTAGCAATAGCCTGCTAAACCGTTCGCACAAGGAAAATATATTGGATTCCTTATATGCCTTAGGCAGATAGGATTTTCCTTTGACACAGCATTGTATGCTAATCTAGTAATTACGGCTGTATACCTGTACTATTTGTGATCTGCTTCGCATTATCTTAAAAAAGTGACATTTTTCCCTATAGAAACCTGTGCGTGTCCCGCAAAGTTGTACACAAACTGGGCACCTTATCCTCCCTACGTCACAGAGATTGACCAGGAACCTGGCGGAATCATCGGGGAGCTTATTCGCGATATGATATCCTATTCATGTGGCACTTGTCAGGGAGGGCATGGGAACACATTTTTAGACTTAACCCAGAACGGTAAAGGAGGTCTCTCTAAAAAGACATCGATGGCTAAGGTGCGCAGTGACGTGGACGATAAAACGCATTTGAGTTTCCCTGTCATAGGGAACATGGACGATGAGAAGTATCTGaaagaatttgttttcattcctgTGGTTGCATCACCGGGTATCGCTTTCATATCGTTGGGAAGTGAGCCGAGCAGACAAGGGGTGATTACCTCGGCGTTGAAGAAAAGTTGGCCCATCGTTGCTCTGTCATTGGTAATGGCAATCATGGTTGCGATCTTCATTTGGATTTCAGTAAGTGACAACGATGGGACTTAATGGCAGATTGATTAAAGGGAAAGACGATGCAAAATATTAGTAAAGAATTATCTCACACATAGCAGAGTGAACTTTTGATAAGTAAATGAAGGAAAGACATGACCAAGGGGCGAGAGAGttttaggaaacaaaaaataaaatattcttagAAAAAGTTTTTCTGGCTGTTGCCTTTAGTTGGATGGTGTTTCGATTTGAAAGGCTCAACTTAACCATTTCTTGCTTCCAAATAATCATAGTTTGTCCTCCTAATAAGCCTGCCGTagtatatctatctatctatctagttatatatatatatatatatatatatatatatatatatatatataagtataTGAATGGCTAATATTATATCATATCACTCCTTTACAACAGGAGAGGCAGATCAATTCAGAGGATTTCTCTCGGTCATTTTGCAGAGGAACCGGGGATCTAACATGGTTTTCATTGATAACAATTACCACAGTGGGGTGAGCATTGTATTTTTAGCTCTGCAATCACCTGGAAATGTCTGTCTTTTTTATAACATTTATCAATTAAACAAATACACCggtaaaaaaacatctttaaattAGAAATCtcgtttttaactcgtgaattgcgcgcatgcgcaagagcgagttatagatatgATGTGGGGAATAGAattcgctcgattggtcgattcctgtaaactttttttagattttaggcttttgagtgcatttgatagtttttggcgagcaataaacagacgaaatggcgacctttgttgctaagaatagtggtggggtgaaaaaggagccaatgataatcttaaaagagttttttttttcgttttagtttcaacaagcggcgccagcgactggcaggcatgcaaggattcacactgaaataacagaacaaccttcgtttttcataaaattgtaatttacaatccttgaacctgaaaacaatccgaagattcattgaaaatatcacttactgctaagagctcggagtttacagatgttcacaactttttctgttatagcgtgagattgaggacaaaattgatcattacgtttcgtcgcgtgtgtttttcctgtgtgaagcaacagaagatgccggcgactgacgaaataacaagttaacacgaaaatcaaataacacctaaaaaaacaattttagctactgattttcagtgaatttttaaagaacaattttcttttaagtttcaagacaatttgaagattcaacatacatacaacgtactaaaatgcgaaagttacacaccacaaaattgataaataggcctgaaatgaaattctatcttgttattgattatacgttgcctagcacgtgacttaaatctacccaggcggagatccaaaatgacggtggcaggcttggcttagatatatcactcaaaactcgttcccgtttgtctcatttgatgttttcattaagacagtattgccttgattttctaatatttacaacgaaagacagtaaatttcacttttcacccacatttacttctaaccttttcttttgaaccagaaacaaaaatgatagacgtttaaaacacatgacatcgtCCACCTTGTAAAATGTAATAGctgatcatttcaattgtaatgccttcttatcccaacgttactttgtttctttgcgacattagcgaacactgaactactgcttgtactctagatatgacaatcaaccacaaaattccctaaaccagataacattgaacataatctaaaaaatcatgtgtcaattcacgagtttgctcacagagcactttgatttttgaCAGGCGTAGCTAGGACTTTTCAAAGGAAGTTGGGGGCGGGCAAGGAGGGAGGGTAGCACGTTATAAATTTTCGGGTTCCTAGGTGACTAGGCTTGATCGACCGGCGACTACAGATTTTTCGGATTCGCAAGTTCTATACTCCTAGCTCTgaaaatatctgaaaataaatattatctCAAAAGATAGAGAGGGGAATGGGGGgcggggggaggggaaggggaggggaggaatAGGGTGGTCATGGATAGCCCAGCCTTCCATGCTCCTGTGATGGTAATTTTTAGCCAACGTTGTTCTTCGTTACTACCTGCAGATTTGGAGACAGAGTGCCCGTGGCAGTAGTTTCCAAGCTCATCACGATCATTTGGATCGTGCTCGGCCTGGTACTTCTCTCACTCTTTATGGCAATGCTGACTGTGTCTTTGACTGTTATGACAGCAGATGAGGGACGAGCGATGCTGTACGGGACAAAGGTCGGTTCATATTCATAGAGTGACCTCTGGTGATATATGGGAAACCGTGATCTATCAAAAGTGGACACGAGTTCTAGAAACTTATGCTAAAATAGTTATCAGTTATTATCTGCTTCCCTCCATATTGATGCGGGTCCGATTTAAAGACagataatgaaaatagaaagaaaaaagataaggGTTGTTCTCCGCCAACTGTTGAGAGCTTTGCAGAAACTATGGCCATGAGCCGTTTAAGTTTTATGTGTGATTCTCTTACTAAGTAAACCATGATtagtcaataaaattttaaagcacTAATTCACCACTGCAAATCAATGAATTTTGATCTAGGTGACTGCATTGAAAGATTCTCCATCGCATCGTCTTGGAATACGGAGAAATGCCATAGTAGGTAAGTAAATGGCAAACTCTTTTTCAGTATGGGtaaacaggtaaaaaaaaaatgaatgaccaACACAGATCACAGAGTTCGATTAATAGTGCCTGCAAATATGGGGACGTGAAACTTGAGTGAACACTATTTTGCGGTAAGGTCCTGCCCTCTTCCTCCTCGGAAGAATGCCACCTTAAGTGTAGGATTAGGAAAATAATAATGTGCCAGTTGAAGACCAGGTTTGCCCATGACACATCTTAATCAACCAGTTTTAATTTGGGAAACTTTGTATTTCATCAGATCCTAGAGATACCCTCCAGGAAGCGTTTAATGCTCTTGAAGATAGAGAGAGCGATGGGTTACTGTTGGATGCATATGTGGCCGGTAGTGGTGCCAAGGAAAAAACGTATCGTGTTAACCAAGTAATAGACGTGAAAAAAGGACTTGGTGTAGTACTGGCCGGGGATGCGATGGTTTTGCGATATCGAATACGTgattttgtgaagaaaaatgcAGAGAAAATTACAAGGATTATTCAAAATAGTACAACACCTCTGCTGGTGAGTGGCACTATTAATTGTCCTGTATCGGTTGCAGATCAGCTGCAGTTATTTCATAGCGTTAGCCTTCGAGAATAAATGAATCTTATAATGAATAcgaaagtgatctttgcagtaatgaacactacttgagcagtagagGTCATGGGTCCAAATCCTGTAcaggtctgaatttttttcaggtcttattttcactactgctcaagtatttttcattactgcgaagatcgccttcgtattcatgtctttatccgcagttaaaatatatgactttcatatattcatagTCGTTTGAATCTTATaagatgttttggtgtgtagtatcgctgagtatttttacgagttgtgctgTACTTTGACTTCATTCGGTTTTTCGTTCACACAGGCCAGCATAGCtaaggattttttttgcaataattgAGGAACACTGAGCGTTTGATTGCGAAAGACTAAGATTCTCGTCAATTTTGCATTGAATTTAAATGATATtgggaaagaacaaaaacgtcGATTCTCTAGATAACGGAAGGATTTGTACCAACAACATACTTACTTCTGTACATTCTACTATAAACAGCAACCAAAACATAGTACTGCTGAGGAAAAAGTGCAAAACCTTGTGGATGCCAACTCTCAAATCTACCGGGATGCCGTCACTGTTGTGGCGGGTGCTTTGGCTGTGAGTATTGTGCTTGGAATTGCCTGGGAACTCTTTCGAAAACGACGTCTTAGCCGAGAAAGAGGTAACTTAAGCTAGGAGAAACATTTCCATTGCAGATACGTTCCCGTAACTCTACTCTTTACCTGATAGAATACGCTTTAACATGGCGAGTTGTTAAAATAGATTACATTTTGGACAATTGTAATATCCTATCTACTAGGGTATGTTCTCATTTTGTATGCGGGATTATTTCCATGCGTTCCTAggtggaaaaaaatgaagatttaCCTCTTGTAGTGTCGAAATAGttgacaaaattgaaatttcttgtGCGCCTGACTTTACTAGAGATAATTATAACTCATTGcccaacaaaggaaacaaattagTTTCAAATATTTGCGTTTTAAAATGGCCATgatctttaaaaattaattgttttcatttcagggGGAAACAAAAACTCTTGTGTATCGGATATGGCAGAGGCTGTGGAAGACTTCcatgacaaatttaaaaaaacctatAACAGATTGAGAAAAAAACACTCAGAGGAGTTAAAGACTTATAACACTTTTGCCAAAAGGTTAAGTGCAATACAAAAATGTAATAATCCTGTTGTTGGGTAAATCCTAGAAGTACCAGAAATTTCAAAGAAGATTTCTAATAGAAATTCTCCTCGTATAAAGTTTTTGAACGTGTTAGAAGATTTTTTGCGATAAAGAAGACAATTTTCGTAAATGACTAAAACACTGCAACACGAGATGTCTCTCACCTTACAAGATATTTTTCTCACGATTTGCACTATATTTAGGCAAGGTGTTGATGTTTAACGAGACAATCCCTTTGgctaaaacaagataaaaaaagttCTTCATCGACAACTAGTCTGCTTTTGTCATATGCTTTCGGCTTGCGATGTAGAAAGTAATTCCAACCACGACCAAGAATGTTTAGGTCATAACTTTAAtaattaatatcattattacTAATAGGTAAGAAACGTTGGgcattttcaattaaaaatttgtcgaatcaatttttcttgtttgtttgtggATCAGAACTGGTTCACTCAAAAACCGCTTCTTGTACACTCTCCGTTACATTCCCAATAAGCTGAACCACAATCAGTACAAGATCCTCCGTCGGGGCCACCATTATCTCGTGTCTTTTGTTTCGGACCCTTATAAAGCAGAGCTCGTTCTGAGGGTCTAATTCTCGCACTGCAGAACGGGTCATATTTATAAGGCTCTGATACTGCACCGCGTACAGTCTTGTGGTGTTGAGGTCGAGATTTGACCGCAGTATCAGGCCATCCCGATTTGTAACCATGAGCGCTATTACGCCTTGATGAGATTGGATACGTCGTAAGACTCGTTCAACGTCTGTTTTCGAAACTGATGCTTGAAAAGCTTGCACATCAAGATCATCCATTTTTCTGCGGGAAGAATATTTCTGATTGTAAGTAAGAAGTCAACATaaaatagaatgaaataaatgtcagATGCGAAGTTAGGACT
The sequence above is a segment of the Pocillopora verrucosa isolate sample1 chromosome 13, ASM3666991v2, whole genome shotgun sequence genome. Coding sequences within it:
- the LOC131775092 gene encoding uncharacterized protein, which gives rise to MKATTKQAPGPSFTSNTIFSSQNTNSSVKPSRPVTESVKSSIIKDHQRSPNLSQWSAWSSCCDPCGSGLQYRQRSCSKMEIEHCTGNETETRMCKAPSCEATCFNITAIFVDWKWDDLLLVENSSSFISLETKLRQMITDLYPDESVSVTLLSCWKGSVVIHFTVAFYVVKSDQMVRLTENMSSKGLLASLELVNITTNRVSSQVPTIIEAYLTSASSLWMSWTPVVDKIEGYHLAFRSNRTNEWTSLYTDNLTLSLSLVNLTNGDVYRIRVAAFNSEGNGIPSDAVEIQMEERAPRVAPDVSLWEVKNTSSLKISWSTIPAQYVNGKLLGHHVMFKALKVADRDYDEAKAKIVTKPASVGEKNELVLTSLSSFTLYRITVAAFTANGIGKINEPIFGETCACPAKLYTNWAPYPPYVTEIDQEPGGIIGELIRDMISYSCGTCQGGHGNTFLDLTQNGKGGLSKKTSMAKVRSDVDDKTHLSFPVIGNMDDEKYLKEFVFIPVVASPGIAFISLGSEPSRQGVITSALKKSWPIVALSLVMAIMVAIFIWISERQINSEDFSRSFCRGTGDLTWFSLITITTVGFGDRVPVAVVSKLITIIWIVLGLVLLSLFMAMLTVSLTVMTADEGRAMLYGTKVTALKDSPSHRLGIRRNAIVDPRDTLQEAFNALEDRESDGLLLDAYVAGSGAKEKTYRVNQVIDVKKGLGVVLAGDAMVLRYRIRDFVKKNAEKITRIIQNSTTPLLQPKHSTAEEKVQNLVDANSQIYRDAVTVVAGALAVSIVLGIAWELFRKRRLSRERGGNKNSCVSDMAEAVEDFHDKFKKTYNRLRKKHSEELKTYNTFAKRLSAIQKCNNPVVG
- the LOC131775086 gene encoding dynein light chain roadblock-type 2, which gives rise to MDDLDVQAFQASVSKTDVERVLRRIQSHQGVIALMVTNRDGLILRSNLDLNTTRLYAVQYQSLINMTRSAVRELDPQNELCFIRVRNKRHEIMVAPTEDLVLIVVQLIGNVTESVQEAVFE